The following is a genomic window from Miltoncostaea oceani.
CTCGGCCAGCGCGCCCTGGACCGCGGCGCCAAGCTGTCCTATGCCGGGCGCCCCGGCGAGCCCGACGACGAGCTGATCGAGCTGTAGGGGCGGACGCCCCGCCACGGGTCGCCCCTGGGCTCAAGACGCCCGCGGGGGCGCCGACGTGACGGGGAGATGAGATCCGAGGCCGCAGAGCCACGCCGGGACCCCCGGGGCACCGCTCCGGTGTCCGGAGGACGCCTGCGCGCGGCGCTCGACGCCCTCCCGGACGCCGTCTGGCTCCTCGACGCCGTCCGCGACGAGGCCGGCGTCATCCGGGACTTCCGCGTGGCCGACCTGAACCTGCGCGCCGCCCGGGTCGCCGGCACCACCGTCGAGGCCGCCCGCGGGAGCCTGCTCGGCGACCTTGTCGCCACCGCCCGCCGGTCCGGGCACATCGAGCGGTGGGCGGAGGTCGTGGAGACCGGCGTGCCGGGGGAGCTCGAGTTCCGCTACGACCCGCCGGACGGGCCCCCGGTGTGGCGGTGGGCCAGCGCGACGCCACTCGGGGACGGCGTCGCCCTCGCCCTGCGCGACGTGACGGAGCGGGTCCTGGCCGAACGGCGCCGCGCGGCGCCGGAGGCCGACTTCCGGCTGCTCGCCGAGAACGCGACCGACATGATCTGTCGCATCTCGCCCCACGGCCAGATGCTCTACGTCTCGCCCGCGGCCCGGGAGATCCTGGGCTTCGCGCCCGACGAGATGGTGGGCCGCCCCGACTGGGAGTTCGCCCACCCCGACGACGCGCCGACGGTGATGGCGGTCCGCGAGCGTCTCGACCGCGGCCCCGACGTGCGGACGGTGACGTACCGCGGCCGCCGCAAGGGCGGCGGCTGGGTGCGGCTCGAGTCGACCGCCCGGGCCGTGCGCGACGGCGACGGGGTCATCGCCGAGATCCACGTCGCGACACGCGACGTCAGCGAGCGCGCGCTGGCCGACGCGGAGCACGCGGCGCTGCACCGCGTCTCCGAGGCGGTCGCGGCGGGCGTCGACGACGCCGCCCTCTACGGGCTGGTGGCGGTCGAGATGGCGCGCCTCCTCGAGGCCGACGGCGGCCGCGTCGTGCGTTTCCTCGACGACGGGCGCGCGGAGCTGCTCGGCGTCTGGCGCCGCCCCGGGCTGCCCCAGATCGTCGCGGGGGAGCGGATCCACATGGACCCGGCGTGGGCGGTGTCACGGACCCGCGCCACGGGCCACACCGCGGTCGCCGAGACGCCCGCCGCCACGGCGAGCGCCGACCTGCGCTACGGCATCGCCGCGCCGGTGCGCGTCAACGGCGTGGTGTGGGGCGCGGTGGCCGCGGGGTACGGCGGCCCGGACGACGTGCCGCCCGGCGCCGGGCACCGCGTGGAGCGCTTCGCGAAGCTCGTGAGCCTGGCGGTGGCGAACGCGGAGGCCCGCACGCGCCTGACCCTGCAGGCCACCACGGACGCCCTCACCGGCCTGGTGAACCACTCGACCTTCCACGCGTCGCTCGGCCGTGCGTTCTCGCGCACCGACCGCTACGGCCGCCCGCTCAGCCTCGCGATGATCGACCTCGACCGCTTCAAGGTCCTCAACGACGTGTTCGGCCACCGCGCCGGCGACGCGGCCCTCGCGATCGTCGGCGACCTGCTGCGGCAGCACGCCCGGCGCGCCGACGTCGTCGGGCGCGTCGGCGGCGAGGAGCTGGCCTGGCTCATGCCGGAGACCGACGCCGAGGGGGCCCGTGAGGCGGCGGAGCGGCTGCGCCGCGCCGTGGCCGCGGCACCCGTCGGCGGCCCGCTGGGGCTGACC
Proteins encoded in this region:
- a CDS encoding sensor domain-containing diguanylate cyclase yields the protein MSGGRLRAALDALPDAVWLLDAVRDEAGVIRDFRVADLNLRAARVAGTTVEAARGSLLGDLVATARRSGHIERWAEVVETGVPGELEFRYDPPDGPPVWRWASATPLGDGVALALRDVTERVLAERRRAAPEADFRLLAENATDMICRISPHGQMLYVSPAAREILGFAPDEMVGRPDWEFAHPDDAPTVMAVRERLDRGPDVRTVTYRGRRKGGGWVRLESTARAVRDGDGVIAEIHVATRDVSERALADAEHAALHRVSEAVAAGVDDAALYGLVAVEMARLLEADGGRVVRFLDDGRAELLGVWRRPGLPQIVAGERIHMDPAWAVSRTRATGHTAVAETPAATASADLRYGIAAPVRVNGVVWGAVAAGYGGPDDVPPGAGHRVERFAKLVSLAVANAEARTRLTLQATTDALTGLVNHSTFHASLGRAFSRTDRYGRPLSLAMIDLDRFKVLNDVFGHRAGDAALAIVGDLLRQHARRADVVGRVGGEELAWLMPETDAEGAREAAERLRRAVAAAPVGGPLGLTASIGVVARAPHDTDAEALFRRADAALFEAKRRGRDRVVGGS